A window from Plectropomus leopardus isolate mb chromosome 3, YSFRI_Pleo_2.0, whole genome shotgun sequence encodes these proteins:
- the LOC121941158 gene encoding proproteinase E-like: protein MMKVALVLLFAAYAHGCGRPSYPPSVSRVVNGVDARPFSWPWQISLQYRSGSSFRHTCGGTLLAPNWVLTAGHCIGPRTYRVVLGEYDITKEEGYEQYRDVEKIVVHPHWDENCLSCGNDIAMIKLASPAILSDKVQPSCVPESGEIVPHEYPCYITGWGRVYSDGPIASKLQQALLPVVGHSVCSSSDWWGGTVKPTMICAGGDIRSGCHGDSGGPLNCKGSDGRWYVQGVTSFVSSLGCNTPNRPTVFTRTSSFTKWISDTMLQQ, encoded by the exons ATGATGAAAGTGGCCCTTGTCCTGCTGTTTGCTGCCTATG CTCACGGGTGTGGCAGACCCAGCTATCCCCCCTCAGTGAGCCGTGTTGTGAACGGGGTGGATGCCAGACCCTTCAGCTGGCCCTGGCAG ATCTCTCTGCAGTATCGCAGCGGCTCTTCGTTCCGTCATACCTGTGGAGGCACCCTGCTCGCTCCCAACTGGGTCCTGACTGCTGGGCACTGCATCGG acctCGTACCTATCGTGTGGTACTGGGCGAGTACGACATCACCAAAGAGGAGGGCTATGAGCAGTACAGAGATGTGGAGAAAATTGTTGTTCATCCTCACTGGGATGAAAACTGTCTGTCTTGTGG TAATGACATTGCCATGATCAAACTTGCCTCGCCTGCCATTCTGAGCGACAAGGTGCAGCCCTCCTGCGTGCCAGAGAGCGGAGAGATCGTTCCTCACGAATATCCCTGCTACATCACGGGCTGGGGAAGAGTCTACA GCGATGGTCCAATCGCCTCTAAGCTCCAGCAGGCTCTCCTGCCTGTGGTCGGCCACAGCgtgtgcagcagcagcgacTGGTGGGGCGGCACCGTGAAGCCCACAATGATCTGTGCTGGCGGTGACATCCGCTCTGGCTGCCAT GGAGATTCAGGAGGCCCTCTGAACTGTAAGGGCAGTGATGGCAGGTGGTACGTGCAGGGGGTGACCAGCTTCGTCTCCTCTCTAGGATGCAACACCCCTAACAGGCCCACTGTGTTCACACGCACATCTTCCTTCACCAAGTGGATCAGTGAC ACCATGCTGCAGCAATGA
- the LOC121966123 gene encoding alanine aminotransferase 2-like, giving the protein MLLDEAGVTLVPYQLMKDRGWAVDLDELQRDLKTAKGRCVPRAIYISNPGNPTGHVQDWKSIEEVIQFAAAERLLLLVDEAYQDSVFGPEKEFISYKRVLFGMEKEYSETVELISFHSISSACMGECGLRAGYMELVNMDPEVRDFFDTILDTDISTPVTGQLALDLMVNPPKPGDPSYDTYTQEILIIRATLSQNAQLAQKFLNDLPGMSCQPVMGGIYLYPHLCLPCEITERAKILGIEADVLYGQALLEAEGVLLGTGCQYGETTGNHHLRLSILVPPDTLEDVLARLGSFHRRLMDTFSHCDRGVKDRDTGENTVMQLVALCGEGQIFN; this is encoded by the exons ATGCTGCTGGATGAGGCCGGGGTCACACTGGTGCCATACCAGTTGATGAAGGACAGAGGCTGGGCTGTAGACCTGGATGAGCTGCAACGAGACTTGAAGACTGCTAAAGGGCGCTGTGTACCCAGAGCCATTTACATCAGCAACCCAGGAAACCCCACAG GACATGTGCAGGACTGGAAATCAATAGAAGAAGTGATTCAGTTTGCAGCAGCTGAAAGACTGTTACTGTTGGTTGATGAG GCGTACCAGGACAGTGTGTTTGGACCAGAGAAAGAGTTTATTTCCTATAAGAGAGTCCTGTTTGGGATGGAAAAAGAGTACTCAGAGACAGTGGAGTTGATCTCCTTCCACTCTATATCCAGCGCCTGTATGGGAGA GTGTGGTCTGAGGGCAGGATACATGGAACTGGTCAACATGGACCCAGAGGTGAGGGATTTTTTTGACACCATTCTGGACACTGATATCAGCACTCCGGTCACAGGACAGCTTGCCTTGGATCTCATGGTCAACCCACCAAAGCCTGGAGATCCTTCCTATGACACTTACACTCAG GAGATTCTCATCATTCGGGCCACTTTGTCCCAGAATGCTCAGCTGGCTCAGAAATTCCTGAATGATCTACCTGGGATGAGCTGTCAGCCAGTGATGGGGGGAATCTATCTTTATCCCCATCTGTGTTTACCATGTGAAATAACAGAACGGGCCAAG ATATTGGGAATAGAGGCAGATGTTCTGTACGGCCAGGCCTTACTGGAGGCAGAAGGTGTGTTACTAGGAACCGGTTGTCAGTATGGTGAAACAACTGGCAACCACCACCTGAG gTTAAGTATCCTTGTTCCCCCTGACACCCTGGAGGACGTCCTGGCTCGCCTCGGTTCCTTTCACCGTCGCCTCATGGACACATTTTCTCACTGTGACCGAGGAGTGAAGGACAGAGACACTGGGGAAAATACTGTGATGCAACTTGTAGCCCTCTGTGGAGAAGGGCAGATCTTCAACTAA
- the LOC121941157 gene encoding alanine aminotransferase 2-like, whose translation MISVQEVNPMVLGIRALTGLQTLATSITEEIRQGVKKPFQQVIDVSSGDPHKAGMKPTSFVRQVLAACIYSKLLEEKSLPLDVRQRAHMLLGACNGGSLGSYSPTSHGIPLVKKSVAEFIMRRDNGVISSPEDIILSSGSQKCLSLVLHLMASGKGETQTGVLVPMPCPHTLPPLLEMSGVTPVLYQLVEDQGWAVDLDELHRALKTAREHCEPRAIYISNPGNPTGHVQDRKTIEEVIRFAATEGLMLLAEEVYQDSVYGPEKEFISYKRVLFQMEQEYSETVELISFHSISSACMGECGLRGGYMEVINMDPAVNTFLRNMQATCSSSTLPQLALEVMVNPPTPEDPSNQTFSQEILHYQTTLSQNAQRACEFLNNLPGMNCQSATGGVFLYPRLHLPPQFIEEAEMLGVEADVLYCQRLLEEEGVCLGAGCENGQNDQNYHIRLCVLAPPATLEEVLARLRSFHLHLLDRFP comes from the exons ATGATTTCTGTGCAGGAGGTTAACCCCATGGTTCTGGGGATCAGGGCCCTAACGGGCCTGCAGACTCTGGCTACAAGTATCACAGAGGAGATCAGACAG ggAGTGAAGAAACCCTTTCAGCAGGTGATTGATGTCAGCTCAGGGGATCCCCACAAGGCAGGGATGAAACCTACCTCATTTGTTCGCCAG GTCCTGGCAGCGTGTATTTACTCCAAGCTCCTAGAAGAAAAAAGCCTTCCTCTGGATGTCAGGCAGAGAGCACACATGCTTCTGGGGGCCTGCAATGGGGGGAGCCTGG GCTCATACAGCCCAACCAGCCATGGTATACCACTTGTCAAGAAAAGCGTTGCTGAGTTTATCATGAGGCGGGATAATGGAGTGATTTCAAGCCCAGAAGACATCATCCTCTCCAGTGGTTCTCAGAAGTGTTTATCG TTGGTTTTGCACCTGATGGCCAGCGGGAAGGGTGAAACTCAGACAGGTGTGTTGGTTCCGATGCCCTGTCCACACACTCTGCCACCTCTGCTAGAAATGTCTGGAGTGACCCCGGTGCTGTACCAGCTGGTGGAGGACCAAGGCTGGGCTGTAGACCTGGACGAACTACATCGAGCTTTGAAGACCGCAAGGGAGCATTGCGAACCCAGAGCCATTTACATCAGCAACCCAGGAAACCCTACAG GTCATGTGCAAGACAGGAAAACAATAGAGGAGGTGATTCGTTTTGCTGCAACCGAGGGCCTCATGCTGTTGGCTGAAGAG GTGTACCAGGACAGCGTATATGGACCTGAGAAAGAGTTTATTTCCTATAAGAGAGTCCTGTTCCAGATGGAACAAGAGTATTCAGAGACAGTGGAGTTGATCTCCTTCCACTCCATATCCAGCGCCTGCATGGGAGA GTGCGGTCTGAGAGGAGGATATATGGAGGTGATTAACATGGACCCAGCGGTAAATACGTTTTTAAGAAATATGCAGGCAACTTGCAGCTCCTCTACTTTGCCACAGCTTGCTTTGGAGGTCATGGTCAATCCACCCACACCTGAAGACCCTTCCAATCAAACATTCTCACAG GAGATTCTTCACTATCAGACAACTCTGTCCCAGAACGCTCAGCGTGCTTGTGAGTTCCTGAACAATCTACCAGGGATGAACTGCCAATCAGCGACAGGAGGAGTCTTTCTTTATCCCCGTCTGCATTTACCACCTCAGTTTATAGAGGAGGCAGAG ATGTTAGGAGTGGAGGCAGATGTGCTTTACTGCCAGAGGTtactggaggaggagggtgtgtgtttgggagCCGGCTGTGAGAATGGACAGAACGATCAAAACTACCACATCAG GCTGTGTGTTTTGGCTCCTCCTGCCACCCTCGAGGAGGTCTTGGCACGACTTCGCTCTTTCCACCTGCACCTGCTGGACAGATTTCCCTGA